From the genome of Hymenobacter sp. PAMC 26628, one region includes:
- a CDS encoding chemotaxis protein CheW, with amino-acid sequence MADSVLRPVGGKAALAAPEATVQLIVFQLAGEDYGVRIEQVREVTATPEVARMPKTPAFIKGIVNLRGDIIAIIDLEERFGLMPAGRPLPERSYTIAVEAADYTIGLAVREVPRPLRLPAAAIEAAPEFLQDSGQRERYLEGIAKLPDGSVIIVLDMRKLLTPTEILRLPN; translated from the coding sequence ATGGCCGATTCTGTTCTGCGTCCCGTGGGGGGCAAGGCCGCGCTAGCCGCTCCCGAAGCCACGGTGCAGCTTATTGTGTTTCAGCTGGCCGGCGAAGATTACGGCGTCCGCATCGAGCAAGTGCGCGAAGTAACGGCCACGCCCGAAGTGGCGCGCATGCCCAAGACGCCCGCTTTCATTAAGGGCATCGTCAACTTGCGCGGCGATATTATTGCCATCATTGACCTGGAAGAGCGTTTTGGGCTGATGCCCGCTGGGCGGCCCCTGCCCGAGCGCAGCTACACCATTGCCGTGGAGGCGGCCGACTACACCATTGGGCTGGCCGTGCGCGAAGTGCCCCGGCCGCTGCGGCTCCCAGCGGCCGCTATCGAGGCGGCGCCCGAGTTTTTGCAAGACAGTGGGCAGCGCGAGCGGTACTTGGAAGGCATTGCCAAGCTGCCCGATGGCAGCGTAATTATTGTGCTTGACATGCGGAAATTACTGACCCCAACCGAGATACTGCGGCTGCCGAATTAA